DNA from Synechococcus elongatus PCC 6301:
TTCACCTACGGCAGCGGCAGGGACAGGGGTTTCAGTTGGGCTGCGATCGCGCTGATTTGGAAGTTGATGAGCGCAACTTGATTCTGAAAGCAGCACAGCGGTTGCAGCGATCGTTCCCCCAAATTGGCGGCGTTGACTTTTTTCTCGAGAAGCGGATTCCCATTGGTGCAGGGCTAGCGGGCGGTTCAACCGACGGAGCTGCCGCTCTCGTGGGGCTGGATATTTTCAGTGGGCTGGGTCTGACACAACCAGAACTGGAAGCGATCGCCGCAGAATTAGGGTCCGATATGCCCTTCTGTGTTGCCGGTGGTACCCAGCTTTGCACCAGTCGCGGTGAACAACTGACGCCGTTACCCCCCCTACCCTCTTTATCCTTAGTCCTTGCTAAGTTCGAAAGCTTGTCGGTCTCGACGCCGTGGGCTTACGGTCGCTACCGCGAGCAGTTTGGCGATCGCTATCTACAAACCGAACCAGCGCGGCGCGATCGCCTGCAAGCGCTGCATGCCGGGCCACT
Protein-coding regions in this window:
- the ispE gene encoding 4-(cytidine 5'-diphospho)-2-C-methyl-D-erythritol kinase yields the protein MKTLTLVAPAKINFYLEILGDRPDGFHELAMVMQSIALGDRLHLRQRQGQGFQLGCDRADLEVDERNLILKAAQRLQRSFPQIGGVDFFLEKRIPIGAGLAGGSTDGAAALVGLDIFSGLGLTQPELEAIAAELGSDMPFCVAGGTQLCTSRGEQLTPLPPLPSLSLVLAKFESLSVSTPWAYGRYREQFGDRYLQTEPARRDRLQALHAGPLLQAMSAGDPVAIAQHLRNDLEAVVLPEYPQVAELRSVLGNCSGILAAQMSGSGPSVFGIAENPTAAQAAVEQVRQAIADPDLKLWVTQTISHGIQTETLLR